The region TGCCTGACGTGCATAAATTTCCGCTTCTTCCGGACTAAATGGCAGACCATAACTCAGATCCAGATAATTCAGGACTTCACGATTGAAGTTATTTTTCATCACCGTGGTGCCACCGATATAACCAACTACACGGTACAACGCTTTTTGAATTTGTTCAGGGGTACCTTCCGCGGTACGTCGTACACTCGAAAATGCTGTATTCAGATCACTATCCGCCAGTCGCCCCATGGCATACACCAGATAAGCATGATCAGCAGTCGTCGCTTTTGGTGCCGTCCACAAATAGGCGGTCGGATTGGCCTGAATGCTATTAAGCTGTGCCAAAGAAAGGTTGATGCCGATACTCTGGGCAGTCGCAATTGCCTGTCCAGACTGACCGGCACGCAATTGTACCCACAAACGTTGTTGACGGTCTTCAGTTGTTAATAAGGGACTGGACAGCATCATTCTGCCTAGACCAGTACAAGATTCCGGTTGAGAATTGGTGGTCAACCAGATATCTTTATATTCGGCATAGACCAGAGGATCACCACCTTTGGCACGTACCTGAGCAATCGCGCAGCTTTCTGCCTGATCTGGATTGGTCACATATTGCAGGACTGGCTGTGCAGTTGCAAAATCGGCCTGTTTTACTTTTTCTTCAACATAGTCTGCTGCCAGCTTTTCTGCCATGGCAGATTGCGGGTAACGCTGGGCAAAATTAATAATCTGACTGGCCGGCTGCATGGCAAGATTTTGATTCAGAATCCAGTATTCCGGGTAGTAACCCAAGGCATCATTCTGCATCGCCGCACGATACTGTTGTAATAATTCAATATTTCCAGCATTTGCCGCAGTGAGTGCGTCATTAAATTGTGCTTCGGCAGCTTGAACGCCCATTGAACCCAGGCAGGCCATCCCTACAGTGAATAAGCTTGAATATTTATGTGTACTTATAATCTGTTTCAACATTAATTTAACTTCTATCATGTAGTTCGTGCCAGACAATTTTGTTCAACATCGGTGCTAGTTTATAAATTCTAGACCGACTCTACTGTTCTCTTATGTAACCTTATGATTCAGCGATATTAATTTTCAAACATTTTCTGTCCATAAATCAATATTTTCAGGCCACCAATAAAGGCTATAAGTTTAAGCGACTTTCCTGCTAAAATATGCGACTTCCACAAAATTCATTCTGTGAATTAAACTCTAAATGACCTGATTCGCAGATTAACAAGGTCATCCGCTCACAACTTACAACACATTATCCCTAGGAGCCTTCATGACGGTTCAAACCTTCATTCCGAAGAGTGCCCCAGCTGCCTCAGAAAACACTGTTACCCAGCCAGCGCACACCCCAGCCAACGATGCTGCAGTCAAGAAACTGTACATTGAAACGCAAGGGTGTCAGATGAATGAGTATGACAGTCATCGTATGGCCGACCTTTTGGGTGACTCACATGGCTACGTGCTCACCACAGACCCTAAAGAAGCAGATATTCTACTGATGAATACTTGCTCAATTCGTGAAAAAGCACAAGAAAAAGTATTCTCTGAATTGGGTCGCTGGCGCAAGCTGAAAGATAAAAATCCGGACCTGATTATTGGTGTGGGTGGCTGTGTTGCTTCACAAGAAGGTGACAACATCCAGAAACGTGCTGGCTACGTGGATATGATTTTTGGTCCACAAACTCTGCACCGTTTACCACAAATGCTGGATCAGCATTTTGAGCAAATCGAAAAACCAAAGAAAGACAAAATTAAACTGGTCGATATTTCCTTCCCGGATATTGAAAAATTCGACTTCCTGCCTGAACCACGTGTCGAAGGTTATAAAGCTTTTGTATCCATCATGGAAGGCTGTTCAAAATACTGTTCTTTCTGTGTAGTGCCATATACTCGCGGTGAAGAAGTATCACGTCCACTGGATGATGTTCTTGCAGAAATTGCAGGTCTGGCAGAAAAAGGCGTACGTGAGATTTCACTCCTGGGTCAAAACGTAAATGGCTACCGTGGTGAAACCTTTGATGGCAAGATCTGCACTTTTGCCGACCTGTTACGTTTGGTTGCAGAAATTCCAGGTATTGGTCGCTTACGTTATACCACTTCGCATCCACTTGAGTTTAATGATGATCTGATTCAATGCTATCGTGACCTGCCACAAATGGTTTCACATCTGCATTTACCGGTGCAAAGTGGTTCCAATGATGTCCTTCAAGCGATGAAGCGTAACCATACGATCGATGTCTATATCGAGAAGATTGCAAAACTTCGTAAAGTTCGTCCAGATATGCATTTATCTTCAGATTTCATTATTGGTTTCCCGGGTGAAACTGATGAAAACTTTGAAGAAACCTATCAGTTTATTAAAGATATGGACTTTGACCATTCTTATAGCTTTGTGTATTCAAAACGTCCAGGTACACCTGCAGCAGAACTTGAAGACACCACCCCTGAACAGGTGAAAAAAGAACGTCTAGCAAAAGTTCAAAAATGGATCAAGCAATCCAGTATTGAGAAAACAGATGCCATGCTGGGTACCATCCAACGTGTTCTTATTGAAAAAGTTTCTGATAAAGATCCAAATCTCCTGGTGGGCACTGCAGATAACACCCGTTATGTGACATTTATCGGTGATCCTGCATGGGTTGGCCGTTTTGCCGAGATTGAAATCACTGAAATAAAAACACTCAATTTAGTTTACGGTGAGCTATTGAATCTTGAGCCTGACGTGGCGTAATGTAGGGATACAAGAACCTATCTCTATAAGGAACTCTCTTTGACAGCAGCGATTCGACGTACAGTAGCTTTTCCTGGAATTTCAATGGAGCGTTTACAGAGCATGCTCGGTGCTTATAACGGTCATTTGAAGCAAATTGAACAACGTTTAGACGTCAAAGTTTCCCATCGAGGCGACAGCTTCTTTATTGATGGTGAAATCGATGCCGTTGAGAGAGCGGAGTTGCTCCTGCAGCGACTTCATGAAGAATCTGAACACAGCAACCAAATCAGTGCAGACACTCTGCATCTGATGATCCAAGGCAGCCAGACCGACCGTGAATTGCAGGAAAACCTGCATGATCAGGAACATACCGGTCTGGACAATGTCTGGCTACAGACTCGCAAAGGTCGTATCAATCCGCGTGGTGCCAATCAGAAGCGTTATGTACAACGCATTCTGCAAAGCGATATTTCCTTTGGCATTGGCCCTGCGGGTACAGGTAAAACCTATCTTGCAGTGGCAGCGGCAGTGGACATGCTGGAACGCAATGAAATTCAGCGTATTCTCCTAGTACGTCCTGCGGTAGAAGCGGGTGAAAAACTTGGCTTCCTGCCGGGTGATCTGTCACAAAAAATTGATCCATACTTGCGCCCGCTTTACGATGCCCTGTATGAAATGCTGGGTTTCGAAAAAGTAGCCAAATTGATCGAACGTCAGATCATTGAAGTTGCACCTCTGGCTTACATGCGTGGTCGTACCTTGAATCACTCCTTTGTTATTCTGGACGAAGCACAGAACACCACTCCTGAACAGATGAAAATGTTCCTGACTCGTCTGGGCTTTGGCTCTCGTGCAGTGATTACTGGCGACGTGACTCAGGTCGACTTGCCACGTGGTCAGCAGTCTGGTTTGGCCCATTCCCTGCGTGTATTGGAAAATGTGAAAGAAATTCATATCACACGTTTTCATTCCCGTGATGTGGTACGTCATCAGCTGGTTCAGAAAATCGTTGAAGCCTATGAAGGCTGGGATAGTGAGCAACAACGTTTAAGTGCCGAAGCACGTGCCGAACGCAAAGCACGTCAGGAAGCCTTGGTCGCTGAAAATGATGCGGCAGCTGATGCCCAGCATTAATATTTATTTTTAAGGATTTGTTTTGAAACTTAGTCTTAGTCTACAACAGGATTTTCAGGCACCTGAACTCGTGATTAAGCGTGCCTATATCAAGAAAGTTGTAGAAACTGCTTTACGTCATATTGGTACGCAAAGCGATTGTGAAATTGGTATTGCCTGTGTCGACAATGATGAAAGCCATAAACTGAATCTGGAATATCGCGGGAAGGACAAACCCACCAATGTGCTGTCTTTTCCAAGTGATCTACCAGATGAAATGGCAGAAGTTCTGGATGCTTTTCCGATTGGAGACTTGGTGATCTGTATTCCGGTGGTATTGCGTGAAGCGATTGAACAAGGCAAAGCCCCTTTGACTCACTTTACCCATATGCTGGTTCATGGCACCTTGCACCTGATGGGTTATGATCATGAAACTTCAGATGAAGATGCAGAAGAAATGGAAGGTATTGAGATCGAGATTCTAGCAAAACTCGGTTTTGATAATCCTTATTTAGAACAAGACTAAAATTTTCTTGCTATAAAAAGTGAGCTTCGGCTCGCTTTTTTGTTAGATATGCCTGTAAATAGCAATTAAATCAATGCTACTTAATTCAACCAAAGCTGATAAAATACACCTCATAACAATAAAGATGATTAGCTAAAGTTCAGGATAAAAATAAAAAAGATTCTTCTAGTATTGCTACTCATGGGTACTTCCCTTCTATCTTCAACGCTTTATGCAAGTTCAAAAACGGTATGTAAAGAAACCCAATTTCAAAAAGCAGATGAAGTCTGGACAGGTCATTATTATTTAAATGGCGTCATGGAAACAGGCTCTGAAATGCTGTTATTGCCTGAAGGTAAATTTAAATGGTATTTGGCTTATGGAGCCCTAGATCAATATGCTGAAGGTAGATGGTGGAAAAATGGCAACTGCATCGGTTTAAAACCTGAGCGTAAATATAAAAAGCATCTGAGGATTTTTCCAAAGCATCTGAAAATTGAAGGCAAATTTTTAAATGTTATTTGGAACAGTTCCGAAGAACACGGTTATTATCATCGTGTGGAAGAATAATTTCAGCAATTAGTTAAAATCAGAAGTTACCATGCAATATGTCATTATTTTTAAAATTAAAATTAAGCAGTTAGACACAGATTACTTTACCACCACCCAACAGATGCGGGAAAAGCCTTGACCCAGTTTCACTTTCAGCATTTTGAAAGTTTAACTGAAGGAATCACTGAGATTGCACTTTCCTACTGGAGCAGCCTGCAGGATATTTATGCCTGGCATCAGAACGCTGAACACCAGGCCGCGCAACAATTCGGTAAAGATAACTGGTATCGCTATTTCAGCGTGGATGCTGCAAGGTACTACGTCATTATGAAACAGCGCCGGATTAACGCACTTCAAACTCTGCTTCGGCCGGGTCAAAACGCCAGGTTCGGATAATTCGTAATTCTGACATATCTTTCATTTTGGCATCGAACGCACCAAAGGGTGCTGCTTTGCGTAAAGAGGTTTTCGCGGCTTCATCCAGAATCTGATGCCCAGAAGACTCCAAGAGACGAATAGCACGAATCCCTCCATTCTGGTTAAGGATCACCATCAGACATACATCTCCAGCCAAACGCTGTATACGGGCGGATTCAGGATAAAAACGATTCCCATAAAATTCGACTTTTTGACGGATTTTTTCCAGATAAGCTGCGGATTCATCCTGCTTGGCCTGAATACCATCAACAGTTTTGATTTTCTGCTGACGACTAAAGTTTTTCTGGCTATAAAAAGTGAGCTTTGGCTCGCTTTTTATAGGCGTTTCATTTTATGATCAGATCAATAACAATTAATAAGTCAAGATCATGAAATACGTGGTTATTTTTAAAGCTAAAATTAAAAAACTTGATCCTCTTTATTTTACCACAGCACAACAGTTACGCCAAAAAGCCTTAACTCAATATGGTTGTGTGCAGTTTGAAGCCTTAACTGAAAGCCTGTCTGAAATTGCCCTGTCCTACTGGAATGATCTTTCAGACATACAGGCTTGGCATTTGGATGCTGAACATCATGTTGCACAGCAACTCGGGCACAGCACTTGGTATGAAAGTTTCAGTGTTGAAATCTGTAAGATATTACGTCACTACAACCACTAACGAACCTCAAACTCTGCTTCGGCCGGGTCAAAGCGCCAGGTTCGGATAATGCGTAATTCTGAAATATCTTTCATTTTGCTATCAAATGCACCAAAGGGTGCTGCTTTACGCAAAGAGGTTTTCGCAGCTTCATCCAGAATCTGATGCCCAGAAGACTCCAAGAGACGAATAGCACGAATCCCACCATTCTGATTAAGGATCACCATCAGACGTACATCTCCTGCCAGACGCTGGATACGGGCAGATTCAGGATAAAAACGATTCCCATAAAATTCGACTTTTTGACGGAATTTTTCCAGATAAGCTGCGGATTCATCCTGCTTGGCCTGAATACCATCAACAGTTTTGATTTTCTGCTGACGGCTAAAATTTTTCTGGCGCTGCGTATATTGAGCTTCCAGACTAGCGACCATAGCAGCCTTGGCTTGAAACTGGCTGTTGAGTTCTTCCTGACGTTTCTTACGCTGATGTTCTCCTGCCTGTTTCTGCCAGCTCATTGTCGTCATCAGGACTTTTTCTTCAAAGCTCAACTCTTGTTTTTGTTGCAACATATCCTGGCTGTTTTGATTCGCCTCTTCTTTCCCCGCTGTTTGATCCGGCATCGGCAATGGAGCATCACTGGACATACGATGTGCTTCACGGAACTGACCCGAACCTTGTTGATCTGTCTGAGCAAGAAAATCCGCATGCTCGATTTTGTCATTACTGATTCGCAGACTGACTGCGATTTCCTTGGTCGAAGTATCCTGTTCCGATGGCATTCCAAACTGCAGCATTAAAATCATGATATGTAATAATGCAGCAATAGCTACAGCACTGCTAAAAATCGGATCTTTCCACCATGATTTAACCAAGGGCATCAGGGTCATTCTAGTCACATTTTCAGGCTCAGCCAGGAGCCTTTATCCTTAAGATCTTACAAAGAAAGTTGTTTAATATATAAATATTGATATATCTTTCACTTTGAACAGGTAGTGAGACATATATCAAATCTTCTACGTTGTATAAACAAA is a window of Acinetobacter sp. ASP199 DNA encoding:
- the miaB gene encoding tRNA (N6-isopentenyl adenosine(37)-C2)-methylthiotransferase MiaB encodes the protein MTVQTFIPKSAPAASENTVTQPAHTPANDAAVKKLYIETQGCQMNEYDSHRMADLLGDSHGYVLTTDPKEADILLMNTCSIREKAQEKVFSELGRWRKLKDKNPDLIIGVGGCVASQEGDNIQKRAGYVDMIFGPQTLHRLPQMLDQHFEQIEKPKKDKIKLVDISFPDIEKFDFLPEPRVEGYKAFVSIMEGCSKYCSFCVVPYTRGEEVSRPLDDVLAEIAGLAEKGVREISLLGQNVNGYRGETFDGKICTFADLLRLVAEIPGIGRLRYTTSHPLEFNDDLIQCYRDLPQMVSHLHLPVQSGSNDVLQAMKRNHTIDVYIEKIAKLRKVRPDMHLSSDFIIGFPGETDENFEETYQFIKDMDFDHSYSFVYSKRPGTPAAELEDTTPEQVKKERLAKVQKWIKQSSIEKTDAMLGTIQRVLIEKVSDKDPNLLVGTADNTRYVTFIGDPAWVGRFAEIEITEIKTLNLVYGELLNLEPDVA
- a CDS encoding PhoH family protein translates to MTAAIRRTVAFPGISMERLQSMLGAYNGHLKQIEQRLDVKVSHRGDSFFIDGEIDAVERAELLLQRLHEESEHSNQISADTLHLMIQGSQTDRELQENLHDQEHTGLDNVWLQTRKGRINPRGANQKRYVQRILQSDISFGIGPAGTGKTYLAVAAAVDMLERNEIQRILLVRPAVEAGEKLGFLPGDLSQKIDPYLRPLYDALYEMLGFEKVAKLIERQIIEVAPLAYMRGRTLNHSFVILDEAQNTTPEQMKMFLTRLGFGSRAVITGDVTQVDLPRGQQSGLAHSLRVLENVKEIHITRFHSRDVVRHQLVQKIVEAYEGWDSEQQRLSAEARAERKARQEALVAENDAAADAQH
- the ybeY gene encoding rRNA maturation RNase YbeY; translated protein: MKLSLSLQQDFQAPELVIKRAYIKKVVETALRHIGTQSDCEIGIACVDNDESHKLNLEYRGKDKPTNVLSFPSDLPDEMAEVLDAFPIGDLVICIPVVLREAIEQGKAPLTHFTHMLVHGTLHLMGYDHETSDEDAEEMEGIEIEILAKLGFDNPYLEQD
- a CDS encoding antibiotic biosynthesis monooxygenase; amino-acid sequence: MKYVVIFKAKIKKLDPLYFTTAQQLRQKALTQYGCVQFEALTESLSEIALSYWNDLSDIQAWHLDAEHHVAQQLGHSTWYESFSVEICKILRHYNH
- a CDS encoding TonB family protein; its protein translation is MPLVKSWWKDPIFSSAVAIAALLHIMILMLQFGMPSEQDTSTKEIAVSLRISNDKIEHADFLAQTDQQGSGQFREAHRMSSDAPLPMPDQTAGKEEANQNSQDMLQQKQELSFEEKVLMTTMSWQKQAGEHQRKKRQEELNSQFQAKAAMVASLEAQYTQRQKNFSRQQKIKTVDGIQAKQDESAAYLEKFRQKVEFYGNRFYPESARIQRLAGDVRLMVILNQNGGIRAIRLLESSGHQILDEAAKTSLRKAAPFGAFDSKMKDISELRIIRTWRFDPAEAEFEVR